Proteins co-encoded in one Dyella japonica A8 genomic window:
- a CDS encoding VOC family protein, producing the protein MPKATPFLMFQGGNAQAALDLYVATFPGSRMLSVNRFTAGDIGPEGSIKTARFVLCGSEFMCSDSPIEHAFSFTPSSSIFVEFDAAEALDRTFAVLSDGGEVLMPLDDYGFSRRFGWVNDRFGVSWQLSLPLQH; encoded by the coding sequence ATGCCGAAAGCCACGCCTTTCCTCATGTTCCAGGGCGGCAACGCACAAGCCGCGCTCGATCTGTATGTCGCCACCTTCCCTGGTTCGCGCATGCTCAGCGTAAACCGGTTTACCGCGGGCGACATCGGCCCCGAAGGCTCCATCAAGACAGCGCGCTTCGTCTTGTGCGGGAGTGAATTCATGTGCTCGGATAGCCCGATCGAGCATGCGTTCTCGTTCACGCCGTCCAGCTCGATCTTCGTCGAGTTCGACGCTGCCGAAGCGCTGGATCGCACCTTTGCCGTGTTGTCGGACGGCGGCGAGGTCCTCATGCCGCTGGATGACTACGGTTTCAGTCGGCGCTTCGGTTGGGTGAACGATCGATTCGGCGTGTCCTGGCAGCTATCGCTGCCGCTCCAGCATTGA
- a CDS encoding GNAT family N-acetyltransferase → MDIRLDDLRSAKVAALLQEHLDDMAKHSPPENIHALDLERLRRPEITFWTVWESGQLLGCSAIRQLDAMHGEIKSMRTSKHHRRKGVAAFMLQHILDEAARRGYRRLSLETGSPAAFEPARQLYARFGFTYCGPFGEYVDTSYSVFMTRAIRGA, encoded by the coding sequence ATGGATATTCGCCTTGATGATCTGCGTAGCGCCAAAGTTGCGGCGTTGCTGCAGGAACACCTGGACGACATGGCGAAGCATTCGCCTCCGGAAAACATCCACGCGCTCGATCTGGAAAGGCTGCGCCGCCCCGAGATCACGTTCTGGACGGTGTGGGAGAGCGGCCAGTTACTTGGCTGCAGTGCCATCAGGCAACTCGACGCCATGCACGGCGAGATCAAGTCCATGCGCACGTCGAAACATCACCGCCGCAAGGGCGTGGCGGCATTCATGTTGCAGCACATTCTGGATGAAGCCGCGCGGCGTGGTTATCGGCGGCTGAGCCTGGAAACCGGGTCACCGGCTGCGTTCGAACCGGCGCGGCAGTTGTATGCGCGGTTCGGATTCACGTATTGCGGGCCGTTCGGCGAGTATGTGGACACCTCGTACAGCGTGTTCATGACGCGGGCGATCCGGGGTGCTTAG